The sequence below is a genomic window from Silene latifolia isolate original U9 population chromosome 7, ASM4854445v1, whole genome shotgun sequence.
agcctttcctccctgccatcttttggcgcttcaaatgatatgtctgtaaccttttgcttttcttttccttgtattttgtaaaactttggtaggttgtgttttggcttatccctatggggacggccgtcgtctgtattctccttacttgtgatcattttttaataaagcttgtttattggccccCGGCTTGGCCGggttttgatcacaatccttcacttgtcttcttgcgttattaattgagcgctttctcgtttttaccttcggcctggccgaggcagctagaatgcgtatctcaactgtgtttaacgtctttttctttaaacatgttagcatgttggtcgcttcctctttcactctcggtctggccgaggcgtccgatttgcgtttccaaccgccgttgtaaacatgttagcgtatcgaccgttgtgtcccctgccaggccttcgtttggccgaggcggctagaggttacggctcgacagcgttcgtatctgtagacatattgatcgcttcctctgccaggccttcggttggccgaggcggctagaattgcgtctcaactgtgcttatacgttcctaaggcatgttggtcgctttcgcgagtatcaactgcgctggttgtgactgccgtggcgtctacttcttgggatgactgcccggcttgggccgtggcgtctacctctatATGACTACGGGGGGGAATAtgcactttgatggaaaacttggataaTCCTTTATTAGGCATAAACACGCGCCGGGGTGCCAACagttgttttggacacctccgccgctatacaaagtatttcctgagattgtcggtgttccaatggctcatcaaaggcacaccctccatgtctgcaCATCCCGGTATGTAcagcctcatttcttcaaccactttgtagggaccctcccgattagcgtcaatttaccatgaatgtttcctttgttggcggcggccgactttcttaggactaggtcccctacttttaagtcccttttgtggactcttcggttgtaggctcttctcattcggttttggtatctttgccaagttgaggcgtctttgcatctcggctttcttcgaccagtgtctagggaggctcttagtccttcctcattttcaagggttaaaggtggccgttacgAATGTGGGCACGTTGCTTCAATTGCGGGGATccttcggacccgtagactaagtggaatggactgtacccgttgcttctttctccgtggtccggagggaccacaggacgccgggtagttcatcggcccatcttccctttaggtttTATTTGTCTTCTTGGAcagttgaggattgttttattggccgcctcctcactttgtccgttgctctgtgggtggcagacggaggagtatgcaaatttgataccaaatTCCTCCAACAgattcattattgtgtcactccaaaactctcggccgtggtcaaataccatgacttggggtaacccaaaacgagttatgacattttcccagattacctttcttacggccgccgtggtcttggcaggtaccgctacagcttcaacccatttggtgaagtagtcaacggcgacaatcaaatactttcttcctccggatgccgttgggaacggccctagtagatccatcccccactgtgcaaaaggaaggggactaagtaccggctgcaggtctctggaaggtgcatgtatcatcggagcatgcatttgacaccAGGTGTAGGAgagcggctctgaattttggctccaggttgacaccgacagttacggtgcgccctgggtcaatttccacttcttcggtctcggctccttcgaccatgccgacggttgcatccatgaggtcgccctcctgttgtagggatgggctcttcccttctctcacttcttcgccactttgagggattgcatgttgcaccctcggcAGATATCGGATGTTGACCACTTCGTCTTTCTCAtcctttgagacgagtttatgcacttcccccggtccgagacatacatcgttgtcggggccggatggacattcttcgcatcggcctcgctcgagtgactcggcctatgagaacgttgtaggcggacgagccgtcaatgaccacgaactcagacgggacgttcttagccgcattccctcgccgaacatcacctgGCGGCTGATTGACCCTGGGGGTACCAGCCGGCCCCGGAAAAATCgacaacggattggtgcgggggctTAGGTCCTCAACCttcgaccgaggttgagaaagcactcccgaacatgatgtttgtgtaggcgctgtgtcaatcggcacctcttgaccaggtggttggatatgtccaagtggactacaagtgggtcgttgtgaggggcgatgactccctcgtagtccttctttccaatagtcatatcggggatgttggaagcggggatcgttgtTTTGGGCACAAATTTGATGGCCCGATCTGACTCgttcagtgccgtttgtgcccatgagcggacccaccgttctcgttgccccgatgacaacatggattactcctatccgttcaaagacggatttcttatttgagccGCAAGCatcgtcttttggcctttggcaacatatttgccgaggctccccttccggatcagctcttcaatggcattcttcggatgcgGCGAGTTGTCGATTAAGTGGCGGTGTGGCCATGGTACTCACGATCTTGgatcgtgtcaccgtccccctcgccttgggaggcctttccacttcgaccctcgttcttgctcgggcgaagacctcggcagatacgaccaagggggtgtggccattgaaccgcttttggtagtacggtctgaactccccggcgcccgccgagttctcgtTTCATTTCTGGCGGATCGTCGACCGTGAcccattattgtcacggcgtccttcatccgggttgtcctcccggcggctctttctcTCTGAGTGTGCGGCCTCGTTGGGCCTACccgggttttgtggtagtcctccacctttatggctggtcggccatcttctggcggagtctaggttcaggccgccgcacttgatgagctcattttttaagtctcctctcgggaggcctttcatcgcatGCGAAGGCCGCCGTTCATTGTTCGACTCACGAATCTgccgaaccttggcgtcgaacctcttcacataactccggagagactcgcctccctcctgtctgatagtcaggaggtccgatgtctcgacggccctcctcttgttgcaagaatactgggccaaaaatgtgtcccttaggtcggaataacagtatatcgacccatcgggtagccccttgtaccaactttgtgccatcccatgcagggtcgttgggaagactctgCACCAAACCTtatcaggttgctcccataccgacatgtaagactcgaaagcctcggcatggtcggttgggtcgctctctcctttgtatgatatgggtgacAACTtaagcttagtcggcaccgggacttctaggacatagtcactgaggggctgtctgaccacgtgtcgaatgacacgcggcgatcggctcctcgcatccttagtccggctcctctcctcgtggcgggaagggcttcttctccgactctggtgagtcgggcttcttctccgactctggtgagtcggactttttctccgactctggtgagtcggacttctttcgttcctctggggcaggcctcgtcagtgctgcggcgacgctgtccttccgcgagtgcgggaaggactcaggtctaccactagcgctctgggctccctcggcgtcttgacagggtcagcttcctccaatgcttcgttcaagtttctcggagtcatattttgggccctggtctcctgtgcaggtgccgccgctcttgtcgttgtgacagtgtgagtcggcgtgccacccattaggtccaggagtaggtTCAgcttagctgcatcaaccacatgtcccatgatggtgacttggtcggcggggcGGCGTActgggtattattggcatcccgtacgccggttgaattactcggccggtggagggTGCCTGCACAACCctaattgtggacggtatcatcttggcgagAACTCGGTTTAAAGTCACAATTCTTCAatttgttttgacatcttcttagcttgttgggtgggttttatttttgtgtttttttttgtaagggatttgactagcttctagtatctgttttcccacagacggcgccaattgttccgggtgtaattccgaagcagttatttgttaccactcgtggcttgtagaatgacgtccttgattgaatcctcctttcggtttcctgaaacaatgaacaaactgagggctcggctttggccgagcgtactcactccgacgctcaagtcagtggacttaaagagataagttgttgttacttggcaagtATATTTttgagagataaggaagatattaccagatgaatagtgattcttaggttaaattgtggatcctctccttaataagggttgaggagtatttatagactttcaccttttgtcacgtagtgaccaagtggctagcaggtggaaagactgatctaccctcggccgagggacccatggcaggccggcgggccctgttgactcgccgccgaggggtcttggatatgagtacgcggatatgtgccccgactggctagttgtcctagccgaggcacgagagacagccgacagtgcgtcggttaaatttgtctaagtcgttgacttctttgtggatatctttgactcgCTCGATATGTTGTTGACTTGGTGGTCGAGAATATCGCCCATCACATATTTTTTAGGTTAGcattttaataagattttataggtGCTTTCTTTCGATTATTCGATTAATTATTCTTTGCTCTTGGTTATTTTATATTCTCAGCAAACTAGTTTACATTGAAGCTTTTACTTCTTGATTTCTAATCAATCAAACTTTGCAAACTAGATCATGTTGTTCTTGATTTCTAATCAATCAAACTTTTCAAACTAGATACCTCTATATTTTCACAAATTCTCCCTTatgacggagggtatccgtcacaaactcgCTGATGACATGGTCTGTGTTatgtctcacaaaaaacccataagggtgagagaaggagcacatggggtgggtgcccaccttATCCCCTCTACCCATCTCCACTCACAAAATACCCGTCGCAAGAtccgacccgtcacaagggagacctacTGATTTTCACAAATGTTTGTACCTTTGTCGTTTTAATAAATACAGAAGAGACAGCAAAAAGCACAAAAAAATGTTATACATTATAGGATTGGGGTTAGGAGATGAAAAGGACATTACTTTGAAAGGTTTAGAAGCTGTTCGTAAGTCCGACAAAGTCTACATTGAAGCTTTTACTTCTCTTCTTTCATTTGGCATCTCTTCTGATGGTCTTTCTAACTTGGTATGTTCCTTTTGTAATTGCCCTTTTTTTCCACCTAGAAAATCATTAGTTTTTGATTAAATTCTGCAAAAAGATTGTTTCTTTGGTATTTTTTCCGAGTTTTTCTTCACTTTAACTTTGTTTTTGGTTGATTCGTGGATTACCCATTTTGTTTCTTAAGCTTTTATAGTAAATTTTAAGGTTTCAGATTGATTAGAATCGTCTTATATGAACCATTGGTTTTAGGGGTGATGTTCTGGCTAATTTAGAATAATGGATTTCTTTCTATGGACTATAGAATGGTACTGGACGTCGGTTTTGATATTGATCTTGTGTTGGTAATTGGGCTATCTATGTGGCAGATACGGTTTCAAAATGCGATATTGGTAACTTTCTACTTCATTATAATTAGGTCTTACTGCCGCGCCTTGCCCAGATTTACTACCATGGACTATAGAGAGCAAATCTATGTTGCTACTACACATCTTAGTACCTTGCTTGCTTTTGTTCAATGCTCGACACTAGACTATGGGTGGTAGATACTCGGATATCTCATTATAAACTAAAAGTAAGACATGTAATCCGTAAAACACGCATCTGTGTTCTTTTTGAGTCTGAGTAAGATAGAATCGAATTAGCTAATCTGTAGGTGATCATCCTATACTATGTTGGCATTTAGGCTTATATATGCAGTACTTTTTAACCAAAGGGAAGTGATTTTTGATTAATTATGttgttttttttgcaagaaaattaTACCCATTTTTGTTCATCCATCAAGGGGAATAAAAAGAGAAATCTTACAAAAGAAAGAAACAACAGCAGCCTGCTAAAAACAAAGATATTAAACCTTATTTAAAGCATTTAATAAGACATCTTGGTGTTGTTCCTGCACTTGTGCAACCATACGTATACTAACAGTGACCTTATGCTTCGAATAACCTGTGAAGGAGACCTAGCATGATTTCTGAAAATTTTCCTGTTCGCTCTTCCCAAATCGTATATACCATAGCTAATGGTTTCTTTCTTTTGTAACTATGTTGTTGTATCTTCAGAACAGGTCTAATGGTTTCTCTTTAGTAGAGGCCCTTGTTTTCCTGGTTTGGAATACTATTCGTAGTGTCTTGTCAAAGTTGTTCACGCGTCTTACTCGACGGGTACTAATTGTGTACTTTTTATCGATCTTTCGCAGGAAAAGTTGTATGGGAAGTCAGTAATTGTTGCAGATAGAGAAATGGTTGAGGAGAAAAGTGACGGTATGTTGTCTGAAGCTCGCCATTCAGATGTTTCTTTCCTTGTCATTGGCGATCCCTTTGGGTATgttttttatttcccttttttttttcgtctcACTTATAATGAACAATTTGACAGAACGGCGTGTATAAGTTATGAATCATGATACATTGCGGTCTGATTACTTCACAGTTCACTGTTTGCTGTATGTAAATGTGTGTATAAAAAAATGTTCTGCCAGTCCTCTTTAAATTTTTTAATTGGGCGTATGAGTTACATTTTCAATAATGATAATATCATGAAAGAGGATGTACTTTGATTGTAATTGTTGCATCTCTTTTCGATGTGGAGAAACTTCTATGGTGATTTTGTTTTTGAGGGAATTATCATTTGACTGATGCTGCTACCCAAAATCTTTGTGGATTACAGGGCCACGACACACTCGGATCTTGTGGTTCGGGCAAAACAAATGGGAGTTGATGTGAAGGTGATTCACAATGCAACAGTTATGAATGCTATTGGAATCTGTGGGCTACAGCTTTACCGTTATGGAGAAGCCATTTCTATTCCATTTTTCACGGAGACATGGAAGCCAAACAGCTTCTATGGAAAGATTAAGAAAAACCGGGAGCTTGGTCTGCACACTCTCTGTTTGTTAGGTGAGCTGGTATCTTTTATTGGCCTTTTTTCTCCATCTCGTAGATACTATACTTGAATTTGGATTTTACATGCTCGTATTGTACTACTATTCGTCTTAGTCGAACCGAGTACTTTTAGTTCTAATTAGTACTTTAACAGAAAAATGAATGTATGACTATACGTCTTCCACCTAACATATAGTTTAAGCTTAGTGAGTTTCTGTAAAATGTTGTTTATAAGGCAGAGTAGAGACTTTATTCTAATCTCTTTATAAAAACAAGCTGCTGATTTTGATCCTTTTTCTGTTGAAGCGGAGTTATAAAGTAGCATTGAATATGGAAATATTGATGAAGTCGATGTTCTTACTTGAGTATGAGAAGGATATCAATAACAGAAGGAATATACTGGGAAATAAATGAGAATAACTGGTGAAATCTTAACAAGAGAGTTTAATTTTTCATCAACAATAATTGGACATAATTCTTACATTTCCTAGTCCTCCTATGTATAGCTAGGACAATACAAAAAGGGGCAAAACGGTACAATAATAGTCTGTAGGGAGCAATATATTTGAGGCATATGATGAGGTGGCTGCAACCTTTCATTTGGTTTGTATTGTGTGATTGAGCCTGATTTTGGTACAGCTTTTTGGTGAGATTGTTGCTGAATTGAGTTAGGGTATGGAGTTAGAGTTTAATTTTTCATCAACAATAATTGGACATAAATCTTTACTTTTTTGTTATC
It includes:
- the LOC141591777 gene encoding putative diphthine methyl ester synthase, which gives rise to MLYIIGLGLGDEKDITLKGLEAVRKSDKVYIEAFTSLLSFGISSDGLSNLEKLYGKSVIVADREMVEEKSDGMLSEARHSDVSFLVIGDPFGATTHSDLVVRAKQMGVDVKVIHNATVMNAIGICGLQLYRYGEAISIPFFTETWKPNSFYGKIKKNRELGLHTLCLLDIKVKEPSLESLCRGKNVYEPPRFMSIATAIEQLLEVEQTLGESAYNEDTTCVGFARLGSEDQIIVSGSMRQLLTVDFGAPLHCLTIVGDTHPVEEEMLGFYAIKE